The following DNA comes from Thiobacter sp. AK1.
CTGTTCTTCAACCTGCGTAGCATGAAGCAGAGCCTGGGCACGCTGGGGCCGCGGGAGGTGGAAGCCATCGCCAAGGATCTGGGGGTGAAGCCGGAAGAAGTGGTGGAAATGGAAACCCGCCTGGACGGCGGCGATGTGGCCCTGGAGCCCGTGGGCGACGACGAGGAACAGGGCTTTGCACCCATTGCCTACCTCACAGACGCAGAGGCCGAGCCAGCCCGCCAGCTGGAGTACAAAGAAGGCGAGCTGCTTCGTGAGCAGGGGCTCACTCAGGCGCTGGCCAGCCTGGATGAGCGTAGCCGCCGCATCATCGAGACGCGCTGGCTAAGGGAAGACGACACCCTGACGTTGCATGAGTTGGCGGCGGAATACGGCGTGTCCGCAGAGCGCATTCGCCAGATCGAGGCCAAGGCCTTGCAGAAGATGAAAGCGGCCATCGTCGCCCAGGGCTGCGAAAGCGCCACCTGCTGAAGACCGGATGCCCAAACGAAAAGCGCTGGCGGCTTACACCGCCAGCGCTTTTTTTTGGCCCGGGTACGACTTTAGAGATTGGCCAAGATCACGGACAAGAAAGACATCCAGCCCAGCAGCACCAGCGCGGCCACCAGGGTCATGGGCAGGTTTTCCTTGGAGAACAGGGTCTTGATCATGATCGCTCCGCAAGTGTTTGAAAATATTGGCTCATTATAAGCCCTTAGTCCTTATCCTTCAATTGTGCGTCACGCCCAGGCAAGAGAGGGTCGTCCTCATCCATCAGGATGCGCTGGGCCGGGCCTTCCAGATCGTCGAACTGGCCGCTTTTCACCGCCCACCAGATACCAATGGCCAGTGCGATGAACACCAGGGTGGACAGGCCGATGAGGAAGAACAGGATGGAAGCCACGCTCACTTCAGCCGCAAGGCGTTGAGGACCACGATCAGAGAGCTCGCCGACATGCCGATGGCCGCCACCCAAGGTGGGATGTAACCGAGCACGGCGAAAGGCAGGGCCACCAAATTGTAGCCCACCGCCCAGGCAAAATTGGATTTCATCACGGCCATGGCGCGGCGGCCGGTGTTGAGCGCCTGGGCTACGTCCAGTAGGTTTTCCGACAGCAGGACGATGTCGCTGCTCGAGCGTGCCACCTGGGTGCCCCCGCCCATGGCGATGGACACCTGCGCGGCAGCCAGTACCGGCGCATCGTTCACACCGTCCCCCACCATGGCCACCACCTTGCCCGCCTGCTGCAAGGTCTGCAGGGCGGCGAGCTTGTCCTCCGGCCGTGCCTGGGCGCGCCAGTCCGTCACACCCAAGCTCTGGGCGACATGGCGCACGGCCGGCTCGGCATCCCCACTCAGGATGCTCACCCCTACGCCCATGGCCTCGAGGCGGCGCACCAGCGCCGGCGCCTCGGGGCGCAACCGGTCACCCAGCAAGAAAGCGGCCAAGGCACGGCCCTCGTGCGCCAGCCACACCACCGACGCGCCTGGCGGAACATCCGCCGGCAACGGTGGCACCTGGGCCAGAACCCGCGCATTGCCGAGCTGGTAGCGCACCCCGGCGATGGTCCCCGCCACGCCCAGCCCCGGTGTGTTCTGGGCTTCGGCGACAGGCAGCAAGGCCTCGGCAGGGACCGCGGCCAGAAAGCTCGCCGCCAGGGGGTGTTCCGAGGCCTGTTCCAGACTCGCGGCCAGCACCTTGGCCCGTTCCGCGTCCAGCTCGGCAAAGGGAATCACCCCGATCAGCCAAGGACAGCCATGGGTAAGGGTGCCGGTCTTGTCCAGCACCACGTGATCGACCCGCGCCAGAGTCTCCAGGGCGTGGCCACGGGTGAGCAGGATGCCCCGCTTAAGCAAACTGGAGCCGGCAGCGGCAATGGCCGCGGGGGCGGCAATGGACAGGGCGCAGGGACAGGTCACCACCAGCACCGCCAACACGATCGCGAACACCCGCTCCGGTGCAACCAGCGCCCAGCCGATGCCGGTGGCCAGCGCCAGTAACAACAAGGCCATGGTGAAGTAGGCCGCCACCTGGTCGGCAAGCTGAGCGAGCCGGGGCTTTTGCGCCTGGGCGCGATCCAGCAGGCGCACGATGCCAGCCAGCACGGTGTTCTCCCCCACCCCGGTTACGCGCACCAAGAGCGGCCCCTCCAGGTTAACGCTGGCGGCGATCACATCATCACCGGGGCGCTTGAGCACAGGACGGCTCTCCCCGGTAAGCAGGGCCTCGTCGGCGCTACTCTCCCCTTCCACCACCACCCCGTCGGCGGCAATGGCCTCACCCGGCTTGGCGAGGATGAGATCGCCGGGTGAAAGCTCTAGCACCGGCACGACTTCCTGGCGACCCTCGCGCACCCGCGTGGCCATGGCCGGCGCCAGCTTGAGCAGGTTCTCCGCCGCTTCGACAGATTTTTCCCGCGCCCCTTGCTCGAGGAAACGGGAAGCAAGCAGGATGAAGACGAACATGGTGATGGTGTCGAAGTACACCACGCCGTCGCCGTGCCAGGTGACCCAAGCGCTGCCCAGAAAGCCGCTAAGCACCGCCAGACTGACGGGTACGTCCATGTTCAGATGGCGGCTCAAAAGACCGTTCCACGCCGCGCGATAGAAGGGGACGGCGGAATAGAGCACGACGGGGATGCTAAGGATGAGGCTCGCCCAGCGCATGAGCTGAGCGGTGCCGTGATCCATGTCGTAGTAGTAAGCCCCGGCGTAGAGAGCGATGGCGAACATCATCACCTGCGCCGAAGCAAGCCCCGCCACGAACAACCGGCGCAAGTCTTGGCTGCGCCGCTGACGGCGCAGGGTTTCGGCGGCGTGGGCGTTGTAGGGATGCGCCTCGTAGCCCAGTAGACGGATCTCGGCGAGGATCTTGGAAAGGCTGATTTGGCGCTCGTCCCAGGCGATGCGGGCGCGGTGGGTAGCGTAATTGACGCTCACCGCTTTCACCCCGGGCAGCTGCATGAGGTGGCGCTCATTGAGCCAGATGCAAGCGGCGCAGGTGATGCCCTCCAGGATGAGCACCGCCTCGCGGGTGTGCTCATCGGCGTCGATGACGAAGCTCTTTTGGATGGCCGGATGGTCATAGACCGCAAGCCGGCTCAGGGCCTCCGGCACCAGCTCCTGGGGTGTGGTGGCAGGCGCGGTGCGATGGCGATAGTAGTCTTCCAGATGGTTGGCAACGATTGCTTCGGCGACCGCCTGGCAGCCGCGGCAGCACATGGCCCGCGGCTCGCCGTCGATGGTCACGGACAGCGCCACATCATCCGGAATCGGCTGGCCGCAGTGGAAACAGTCGCCGCTCATTGCACCCGCTGTACGCTGAGCTGTTCCTCCGCCTGGAAGCTGTCGCCACGCCGGCTCACGTGAATCACGGCGATCCAGCGTCCGGGCTCCGGCAGCCGGACCCACGCCTGGAACAGGCCGGGCTCGGTGGGCGCTAGATCCAAACTGAGATCGCTCTTTGCCTGGGCGGGACGGAGCAGTTCCAAGGTCACGCGCGCATCCGCCAAGGGCGTGTCGTCGCGATCATGGGCGCGCACGGTCACTTGTGCGGCCCCGTCGCGGGCCAGGGTATCCAGTCCCTTCCAGGTCACGCGCCAGCCCAGCCGCATCTGGCGATGCCGTGCCGAGAGTTCGGAGCCGATCTCCTTCGCCGCTTCCAGCCCATGGGGCACGACACCGGGAAAGGCAGTGTGCACTCGGCCATCTTCGGCACCAGGCAGCACCCAGCGGGCGAGCCACGGGGGAACGCCCTGGCTGGAGACATAGAGGAAAGCCGCATTAAGCGCCAGCACGAACAGGAAGAAGCCGATGAAGACCTTGGGGGCCCAGTGCATAGGGGTCCGCGCACTGATCTTTTGGCTGGCTTCGCGACTCGCGGCCAGGGTGAGCAAGGTGGCAGTGGACAGATAGACGGCGGTATGCATCGCCAATACGTCCAGGCCCGCCCAGTTGCCGGTGCTGTAGATGGCATAGCCCACCAGGGGCAGCACGCCACTGATCACGCCGCGCCAATAATTGGGCAGACCCAGCACGCGCAAAATCTGGTAGAGCAGCACCACCAAAACCACGCCGCCAAACAATGTGAACAGCAGGCTCATGAGTGCGGTCCGTAGAAACGCGCCGGACTCACGTGTACCTCGGCGGGCCGGCTTCTGGGGGTAATCGTGAACTCGAAGGACTCCACGCGCATGGCCGCCTCCGGTGGCAGCTTCACGCTCACCTGCACCAGGATGCTCTGATCGGGTTTGACGGTCACCTCTTGGAAGTTACCGAAGTCGGCGGCCTGCGCCGGAATGCCGCGCACTCCCAGCGCATAAGTCTCCGCATGGTCGCTGCGGTTGGCCAGCCGGATCTGGTAGCGGTTGCGGATCTGGCCATCGGACAGCACCACATAGAGGGGTTGGCGCACTTGGGTCACTGCCTGTTCCAAATCGCTGCGGTTGGCGATGCTGTGGACGAGTAGCGCCGACATGACCACCACCGCCAGGCCATAGCCGATCACCTTCAGCCGCTTCCAATGGAGGTGCGGCTTACCTGGCGCGGGCGACTTGATGTTGACTTCGCAATCATAGCGGATCAGACCGCGTGGGAAGCCGATGGAATCCATCACGCCATCGCAGGCGTCAATGCACAGACCACAGGAAATGCACGGGTACTGTAAACCATTGCGAATATCAATGCCCACCGGACAGACCTGCACGCACAGGGTGCAGTCGATGCAGTCGCCGTAGCCCTTGGCCCGGCGTTCCTCGCGGGTCTTGGCGCCGGGCCGCAGCGGTGCCCGGCCCATACGGCCATCTCCCCGTTTCTCGTCATAGGTGACCACCAGGGTTTCTGGATCGTACATCACGCTCTGGAAGCGGGCGTAGGGACAGACATACATGCAAATTTGCTCGCGCCCCAGTCCCGCCGCCACATAGGTGGTGAGGGTGAGGATCAGCACCGTGGCATAGGCCGCCGGATGGGCCTGGCCGGTGAAGAAGTCGCGCACCAGCTCGGGCGCATAGGTGAAATAAGCGGCGAAGGTGAAGGCCGTCCAGAAGGACACCAATAACCAGACGAAATGGGTGGTGCCGAGTTTTAGGATTTTCTCCCGGTTCCAGGGCTGTTTGTAAAGCCGCACCCGTTTCGGGCGATCGCCCTGGATGAGATTTTCGATCCAGACGAAAAAATCCGTCCACAGGGTCTGGAAGCAGAAATAGCCGCAAAAAGCGCGTCCCACTAAGGCGGTGACGAAGAACAATAGGGCCGCGGCGATGAACAGAAGCAGACCCAGCCAAACGATGAGATCCTGGGGATAGGCCACCAGACCGAAGATGTAGAACTTGCGGTGAACGAGGTCGAACATCACCGCCTGACTCGGGCCATCGTGACGCGGCCAGGGCAGCCACACCAGACCGAAAAACACGCTGTAGGCGAGAATCAACACGCCCCACTTGAAGCGGCGGAAACGACCCTTCACCGCCCGCGGAAAAATCGGAATGCGCTTCTCGTATAGTGCACTCTGCTCTTCGATCCCTGCCTGCATTGCGCTTCCTCAGAAGAAAAAACCTCGCCCGGAGGCGAGGTCGTTCATGACTTTCGGTTGCAGGACCGGTGCGTATCCGGGCGCCGAGCCAGCCGCCTTGTCGAGTTTCCTGCGCCCGTGCGCAGCGCTTATTTGCCGCCGCCCAGTTCGTGGACGTACACCGCCAGCAGCTTGATCTGCTCGGGCTTGAGGCGATCCTTCCAGGCCGGCATCACACCCTTGCCGAGGCCCTGGGTGATGACCGTCTTGACGGCTTCTACTTTTTTCTCGGGCGTGTCCGCGGCGGGCACCTTGGCCCACAGCCAGATCTTGTCGGTGAGATTGGGCGCACCCACGTCCTGCCGCCCCTTGGCGTCATCGCCATGACAATAGAAGCACATGGCGTCCATGGAATGGAACAGGGCATTGCCGGCCTGAGCCTTGACGGCATCCACCTTCTCGCCAGAGAGGGAGAGCACGTAGTTGGCTAGCTGGTCGATCTGCTCCGGCGTGAACACGCTGCCAAAGGCCGGCATGAAGCCGCGGCGTCCGTACGTGATCGTCTCCTGAATCTTTTCCAGCGTGCCGCCGTAGAGCCAGTCATCATCGGTCAGGTTGGGGAACAGGCCCACCACCCCCTGACCACCGGCCTGGTGGCAGGCCGCGCAGTTGTCGCCGAACAGCTGCTTGCCCGCCGAGATCACGAAGCTGTTGAGTTCCGGATCCTTGGCGATCTGCTCCAGCGGCAAGGCGGCGATCTTGTCGTAATAAGGCTTCTGCGCCTTCGCCGCGGCGTTCATCTCGGCCATCAGATCGGCGCGGGTGTTCCAGTGGGTGGTGACCGTCTCGCCCTTGGAATTGACATAGGTCACCTTGGCAATACCCGTGGTGTAGCCTTTGCCCAGCGGCCAGGCAGGATACAGCACCCAATACACCAGGGCGAAGACGATGGTGAGGTAGAAGGCCCACACCCACCAGCGCGGCAGCGGGTTGTTGTATTCCTGGAGGTCGCCGTCCCAGGCATGGCCGGTGGTTTGCACAGCGTGCGACTGCAGTTTTTCCTTGCTCATTGCTTGCCTTTCATATCACTGGCATCACACCCGCTTACTTTCGGCTCGCGGGTTGGGAAGGTGCGTCGTCTTGCGCACCCTTCTGCTCCGATTCCTCGTCGAGAAAGGGAATATCCTTGTAGGATTCCAGCTTCTGTCCCCGCTTCCTGCTCCCGAACACGAACCACAGGATGCCGAGGAACGCAACGAAGAAGATCAGCAGGCCGAGGGGCTTGGTATTCTCCGGATGGGAAAGCCACTCGAGCATGACGCCTCGTCAGCGGAATTTCACGAAGTAGTCGTCGTCGTACTTGCTGAAGTCCACCATGGTCCCCAGCACCTGCAGGTAGGCCACGAGCGCATCCATCTCCGTGACGTTGGAGGGATCGCCGTCATAGTTGCCCTCGGTCGCCTGCTTGACCAGGTTGTCCTTGGCGTTCGGGATGTGCAGCTGTTTGGCGATGGCCTCGCCGAACTGCTTCACGTTACGCTCGTATTCTGCCTGGGTGAGGGAATACGGCACGCCCACCGCGCGCTGCGCCTTGAGCCGGTCCACCAGATCGGAAGTGTCCAGCAGCGTGGTGGCAAGCCAAGGGTAGCGTGGCATGACCGAGCCCGGCACCATGGAGCTGGGGTCTTTGAGGTGTGCCACGTGCCACTCATTGGAATACTTCTTGCCCACCCGCGCCAGATCGGGGCCGGTGCGCTTGGAACCCCACTGGAAGGGATGGTCGTACTGGGATTCCGCCGCCAGAGAGTAGTGGCCATAACGCAGGGCCTCATCCCGGAAGGGCCGAATCATCTGGGAATGGCAGGTGTAACAGCCCTCGCGCACGTAGATGTCACGACCGCGCGCTTCCAGCGGCGTGTAGGGACGCACCCCGTCGACTTTTTCCACCGTGCTCTTTACCAAGAACAGGGGTGCGATCTCCACCAAGCCGCCGATGCTGATGACGATCATCGTGAGCACCAGCATCACCCCGACGTTGGTTTCGATCCATTCGTGTTTGAAGTTGAGGTTCATCGCGCTTTCCTTCCCTCGCACCCGGGCGTCAGGCGCCCGCCCGGGCCAGTTTCGCCGCCAGCTTGGCTTCCAGCTCAGCCGCTTCGCGCTGGCCTTGGCGGATGGTCATGTAGATGTTGTACGCCATGATCAGCACGCCGCTCAGGAACACCATGCCGCCGACGGCGCGCATCACGTAGGCGGGATGCATGGCGATCACCGTCTCGATGAAGGAATACTTCAGGTTGCCGAAGTCATCGAAGGTGCGCCACATCAGGCCCTGGCCGATGCCGGAAGCCCACATGGCAGTGATGTAGAGCAACACACCGATGGTGGCCAGCCAGAAATGCCAGTACACCAGCTTGAGGCTATATAACTTGGTATTCCACAGCTTGGGCATCATGTGGTAGAGGGAACCGAAGGTAATCATGGCCACCCAGCCCAGGGCGCCGGAATGCACATGGCCCACGGTCCAGTCGGTGTAATGGGACAGGGCATTGACGCTCTTCAAGGACATCATCGGGCCCTCGAAGGTGGACATACCGTAGAAGGAGAGCGCCACCGCCATGAAGCGGATGATGGGATCGGTGCGCAGCTTGTCCCAGGCACCTGAGAGGGTCATGATACCGTTGATCATGCCGCCCCAGGATGGCAGCAGCAACATGATGGAGAAGGTGGCCGCCAGCGTCGAAGTCCAGTCCGGGATCGCCGTCCAGTGGAGGTGATGGGTGCCCACCCACATATAGAGGAAAGACAGTGCCCAGAAGTGGACGATGGACAGGCGGTAGGAATAAATGGGCCGCCCAGCCTGCTTGGGCACGAAGTAATACATCATCCCCAGGAACGCCGCGGTCAGGAAGAAGCCCACCGCATTGTGGCCGTACCACCACTGGGTCATAGCGTCCTGGGCGCCGGCAAACAGGCTATACGACTTCATGGAGAAGAGGCTCACCGGCACCGCCAGATTGTTGAAGGTGTGGAGCAGAGCCGTGGCCAGGATGAAGGCGATGTAGAACCAGTTGGCGACGTAGATGTGCGGCTGCTTGCGGCGCATGATGGTGCCGATGAAGACTGCGGCATAGGCAATCCACACCACTTCGATCAGCAGATCGATGGGCCATTCCATCTCCGCATACTCCCGCCCTTGGGAATAACCCAGCATGTAGGAGATCGCCGCCAGCACGATCACCGCCTGCCAGCCCCAGAAGGTGAAGTTGGCCAGCGCATCGGAGATGAGCCGGGTCTGGCAGGTGCGCTGCACCACGTAATAGGAGGTGGCGAACAGGGCGGAACCACCGAAGCCGAAAATCACGCCGCTGGTGTG
Coding sequences within:
- the ccoN gene encoding cytochrome-c oxidase, cbb3-type subunit I; translated protein: MAVAVTEKEQYNFDVVRKFAVMSLVWGVVGMLAGVYIASELAWPFLNFDIPYITFGRLRPVHTSGVIFGFGGSALFATSYYVVQRTCQTRLISDALANFTFWGWQAVIVLAAISYMLGYSQGREYAEMEWPIDLLIEVVWIAYAAVFIGTIMRRKQPHIYVANWFYIAFILATALLHTFNNLAVPVSLFSMKSYSLFAGAQDAMTQWWYGHNAVGFFLTAAFLGMMYYFVPKQAGRPIYSYRLSIVHFWALSFLYMWVGTHHLHWTAIPDWTSTLAATFSIMLLLPSWGGMINGIMTLSGAWDKLRTDPIIRFMAVALSFYGMSTFEGPMMSLKSVNALSHYTDWTVGHVHSGALGWVAMITFGSLYHMMPKLWNTKLYSLKLVYWHFWLATIGVLLYITAMWASGIGQGLMWRTFDDFGNLKYSFIETVIAMHPAYVMRAVGGMVFLSGVLIMAYNIYMTIRQGQREAAELEAKLAAKLARAGA
- the ccoO gene encoding cytochrome-c oxidase, cbb3-type subunit II translates to MNLNFKHEWIETNVGVMLVLTMIVISIGGLVEIAPLFLVKSTVEKVDGVRPYTPLEARGRDIYVREGCYTCHSQMIRPFRDEALRYGHYSLAAESQYDHPFQWGSKRTGPDLARVGKKYSNEWHVAHLKDPSSMVPGSVMPRYPWLATTLLDTSDLVDRLKAQRAVGVPYSLTQAEYERNVKQFGEAIAKQLHIPNAKDNLVKQATEGNYDGDPSNVTEMDALVAYLQVLGTMVDFSKYDDDYFVKFR
- the ccoG gene encoding cytochrome c oxidase accessory protein CcoG, which encodes MQAGIEEQSALYEKRIPIFPRAVKGRFRRFKWGVLILAYSVFFGLVWLPWPRHDGPSQAVMFDLVHRKFYIFGLVAYPQDLIVWLGLLLFIAAALLFFVTALVGRAFCGYFCFQTLWTDFFVWIENLIQGDRPKRVRLYKQPWNREKILKLGTTHFVWLLVSFWTAFTFAAYFTYAPELVRDFFTGQAHPAAYATVLILTLTTYVAAGLGREQICMYVCPYARFQSVMYDPETLVVTYDEKRGDGRMGRAPLRPGAKTREERRAKGYGDCIDCTLCVQVCPVGIDIRNGLQYPCISCGLCIDACDGVMDSIGFPRGLIRYDCEVNIKSPAPGKPHLHWKRLKVIGYGLAVVVMSALLVHSIANRSDLEQAVTQVRQPLYVVLSDGQIRNRYQIRLANRSDHAETYALGVRGIPAQAADFGNFQEVTVKPDQSILVQVSVKLPPEAAMRVESFEFTITPRSRPAEVHVSPARFYGPHS
- the ccoP gene encoding cytochrome-c oxidase, cbb3-type subunit III is translated as MSKEKLQSHAVQTTGHAWDGDLQEYNNPLPRWWVWAFYLTIVFALVYWVLYPAWPLGKGYTTGIAKVTYVNSKGETVTTHWNTRADLMAEMNAAAKAQKPYYDKIAALPLEQIAKDPELNSFVISAGKQLFGDNCAACHQAGGQGVVGLFPNLTDDDWLYGGTLEKIQETITYGRRGFMPAFGSVFTPEQIDQLANYVLSLSGEKVDAVKAQAGNALFHSMDAMCFYCHGDDAKGRQDVGAPNLTDKIWLWAKVPAADTPEKKVEAVKTVITQGLGKGVMPAWKDRLKPEQIKLLAVYVHELGGGK
- a CDS encoding FixH family protein, which codes for MSLLFTLFGGVVLVVLLYQILRVLGLPNYWRGVISGVLPLVGYAIYSTGNWAGLDVLAMHTAVYLSTATLLTLAASREASQKISARTPMHWAPKVFIGFFLFVLALNAAFLYVSSQGVPPWLARWVLPGAEDGRVHTAFPGVVPHGLEAAKEIGSELSARHRQMRLGWRVTWKGLDTLARDGAAQVTVRAHDRDDTPLADARVTLELLRPAQAKSDLSLDLAPTEPGLFQAWVRLPEPGRWIAVIHVSRRGDSFQAEEQLSVQRVQ
- a CDS encoding cbb3-type cytochrome oxidase subunit 3, whose protein sequence is MLEWLSHPENTKPLGLLIFFVAFLGILWFVFGSRKRGQKLESYKDIPFLDEESEQKGAQDDAPSQPASRK
- the rpoH gene encoding RNA polymerase sigma factor RpoH, encoding MTAITLPNPTVGSLESYIQAVKAFPVLSAEEEYDLARRLRDHNDLDAARALVLSHLRVVVNIARGYAGYGLPQADLIQEGNVGLMKAVRRFDPDRGVRLVSFAIHWIKAEIHEFILRNWRMVKIATTKAQRKLFFNLRSMKQSLGTLGPREVEAIAKDLGVKPEEVVEMETRLDGGDVALEPVGDDEEQGFAPIAYLTDAEAEPARQLEYKEGELLREQGLTQALASLDERSRRIIETRWLREDDTLTLHELAAEYGVSAERIRQIEAKALQKMKAAIVAQGCESATC
- a CDS encoding heavy metal translocating P-type ATPase; the protein is MSGDCFHCGQPIPDDVALSVTIDGEPRAMCCRGCQAVAEAIVANHLEDYYRHRTAPATTPQELVPEALSRLAVYDHPAIQKSFVIDADEHTREAVLILEGITCAACIWLNERHLMQLPGVKAVSVNYATHRARIAWDERQISLSKILAEIRLLGYEAHPYNAHAAETLRRQRRSQDLRRLFVAGLASAQVMMFAIALYAGAYYYDMDHGTAQLMRWASLILSIPVVLYSAVPFYRAAWNGLLSRHLNMDVPVSLAVLSGFLGSAWVTWHGDGVVYFDTITMFVFILLASRFLEQGAREKSVEAAENLLKLAPAMATRVREGRQEVVPVLELSPGDLILAKPGEAIAADGVVVEGESSADEALLTGESRPVLKRPGDDVIAASVNLEGPLLVRVTGVGENTVLAGIVRLLDRAQAQKPRLAQLADQVAAYFTMALLLLALATGIGWALVAPERVFAIVLAVLVVTCPCALSIAAPAAIAAAGSSLLKRGILLTRGHALETLARVDHVVLDKTGTLTHGCPWLIGVIPFAELDAERAKVLAASLEQASEHPLAASFLAAVPAEALLPVAEAQNTPGLGVAGTIAGVRYQLGNARVLAQVPPLPADVPPGASVVWLAHEGRALAAFLLGDRLRPEAPALVRRLEAMGVGVSILSGDAEPAVRHVAQSLGVTDWRAQARPEDKLAALQTLQQAGKVVAMVGDGVNDAPVLAAAQVSIAMGGGTQVARSSSDIVLLSENLLDVAQALNTGRRAMAVMKSNFAWAVGYNLVALPFAVLGYIPPWVAAIGMSASSLIVVLNALRLK
- the ccoS gene encoding cbb3-type cytochrome oxidase assembly protein CcoS, with translation MASILFFLIGLSTLVFIALAIGIWWAVKSGQFDDLEGPAQRILMDEDDPLLPGRDAQLKDKD